Part of the Variovorax sp. PAMC 28711 genome is shown below.
GGCGAGACCTGCGAAACGCACGGCCGTCCGGATCTGCGCGGGCGTCAGGCCCTTGCGCTCGGCCAGCTTGGCGGTGAACGCGTCGGACACGGTGACGCCTTCGAGCGTCTTTTTCACCAGCTGTTCGCGCGCGCCGGGCGGCGGTGATTTGAGTTCGAGGTGGTACGCGAAGCGTCGTCGGAACGCCGGGTCGATCTGCTCGATGCGGTTGGTGACCCACAGCGTCGGCACCGGATTCGATTCGAGGATCTGGTTGACCCAGGCCTTGCCGCTCACGCTGCCGCTGGTGGGCGACGGCATCTGCTCGGCGCGCGACATGAACTGCGCCGCTTCGGTGCTGATCGGCGGGAACACGTCTTCGACCTCGTCGAACAGCAGCGCGGCCTGGGCGCTGCCTTTCAGGAAAACCTGCGCGATCTGCAGCGAGCGATAACGGTCGCGACCGCTCAGCGAGTTGCCGTCGCGGTCGGCGTATTCGACTTCGAAAAGCTCGAGCCCCGCGGCCTGCGCCACCACCTTGGCCAATTCGGTCTTGCCGGTGCCGGGCGGGCCGTAGAGCAGGATGTTCACGCCCGGCTCCTTCCGCGCGACCGCCGCCTGAAGCAGCGTGACGAGCATCTGCGCGTCGTCGGCCACGAAGGAAAAATCGTCCGCCGTGAGCGCGCTCTTGGCCGACGGCCGCGTGAACACCGCCATGAGCTCGTTTTGGTCGCGATACTCGCGCATCAGCACGGGCGGCAGCTTCTCACTGACCTTCATGAGGTCGGCCAGGTCGGTGATGTTGTGCTCGGAGATGAGGTTCTCGACCAGCCCGATGCGCTCGAGCCGCGAGCCGGCACGCAGCGCCTCCCCCACATCGGTCGCGCTCACGCCCGCGATGTCGGCGATCGCGGCATACGCCTCCGGCGCGTTGTTGACCTTGAACTCGACCAGCAGCGAGCGCAGGTCGCGCTGGTAGCGCGCCAGCGTGCCGTAGAGCAGCAGCGCACGCTCGGCCTTGTTCAGCTGCAGCAGGCCGGCGAGCGCATCGATGTTCTTTTCGACCAGCGTGGATTGCTTGCGCAGCGCATGCGTCAGCCAGTCGCGCGTGGCCGACAGCACGGAGAGCAGGTCTTTCGGCTGGTCCTTGGCGTATTCGTCGAGGTAGAAGAAAAGCGTGCCCTCTTCATACGGACCGCGCCAGGTGCCGTAGCGTTCGAGCAGCGTGCGGGCGTCGAGCGCGTCGACGCCTTTCCAGACCTCGTTGCCGGCGCAGCGCCGCCCGAGAAATTCGCGCAGGCGCAGCAGGACCGGTGCCGGCCACACAAGGTGTCGGCCGGTGAGCGAGAGCAACCCGTTCAGGTCGCGCCGCACGTTGAACTTGGGGCCCTGCTTGGCGGCCAGCGTGAGCACGAAGTGCGAGCACATGAGCTCGAGCACCGGTGCGTTCTTGAGCCCGGGCGAAGGCAATGCCTGCCCGCGGACCGCAGCAGCCACGACATCGACACCGACACGTTTGACCATCGAACAACTCCAACCAGGGAATCAATCTGGAAGCCACCATAACGCAGAGTTTTGGGTTCTGGAAGACTTGGGAACGGTAAAAACCCTAAGGCATCGCCCACGCCCGGCATCGCGGCCTTCATCGAAAGTTGTCGACACAATGAACCCCATGGTTGAAATCGAAGACATCCGGCGTGCTGCGGCACGCCTTCAGGGCCAGCTGCTCGACACGCCCTGTGTC
Proteins encoded:
- a CDS encoding ATP-binding protein gives rise to the protein MVKRVGVDVVAAAVRGQALPSPGLKNAPVLELMCSHFVLTLAAKQGPKFNVRRDLNGLLSLTGRHLVWPAPVLLRLREFLGRRCAGNEVWKGVDALDARTLLERYGTWRGPYEEGTLFFYLDEYAKDQPKDLLSVLSATRDWLTHALRKQSTLVEKNIDALAGLLQLNKAERALLLYGTLARYQRDLRSLLVEFKVNNAPEAYAAIADIAGVSATDVGEALRAGSRLERIGLVENLISEHNITDLADLMKVSEKLPPVLMREYRDQNELMAVFTRPSAKSALTADDFSFVADDAQMLVTLLQAAVARKEPGVNILLYGPPGTGKTELAKVVAQAAGLELFEVEYADRDGNSLSGRDRYRSLQIAQVFLKGSAQAALLFDEVEDVFPPISTEAAQFMSRAEQMPSPTSGSVSGKAWVNQILESNPVPTLWVTNRIEQIDPAFRRRFAYHLELKSPPPGAREQLVKKTLEGVTVSDAFTAKLAERKGLTPAQIRTAVRFAGLAKTDDASVEVLIERQLRNADLALGTLDDGRGERRAVTTYDLDMLNVETRFDIPRIVEAIKARGHGTLCFYGAPGTGKTALAEHLAKAIGRPLIIKQASDLMSKYVGETEQNMAAMFKEAEAEKAVLLLDEADSFLQDRRGAQRTYEVTEVNEMLQSMERFNGVFVCTTNLLDRLDQAALRRFTFKIKFMPLTAPQRARMFVTEALAGDAALMTGELRARLAKLDQLCPGDFAAVQRQVDILATEFSAVEFLDQLEAEHRIKPEVRENRGMGFVQ